A window of Acidobacteriota bacterium genomic DNA:
AATCGCTCCATGGTGTCACGCAGCTGGGCGACGTTGGTCTTGAGCGCATCCATCTCCTTGCTCATCTTGGCCAGCGTGCCCGCCTGCTTGTCCAGGTCGGACCGGGACTCCTTGACGAAGGCCTGGTAGGTCTTGCGCAGGCCCTGGATCTCCACCGCCAGGTCCTTCCGGCCGGTCTCGAGGGTCGCCAACTCCTCCTGCTTCGTCTCCAGCGCCTGCAGCTGTTCCCGCACCGCGGCGGCCGCCTCCTCGGCGGCCGTCTGCTTCTGGGCCACGGCGGCGGCGTCGGCGGTGATGCGTGCCTCGAGCTCCTGCAGCCGCGCCGCGACGGCGGCGCCGCCCGCGGCCAGGCGCTGCTCCGCTTCCTTGACCCGGAGGTCGAGGTCCCGGTTCAGCGCCTCGAGGTCCACCGCCGGGGCCTCGGCCGCGGCGGCGGCCGGCGCCGGCTGGTCCATCAGGGTGCGCACCTCGGCGCGGAGCGCCTGCAGCTCGCTCTTGATGAGGAGCGTTTCCTGCGCCGCCCAGTCGCCGTCGGCCCGCACCGACGCGCCCTCGATGGCGCCGCGAATCTGCCCCTGGAGCGTCTCCAGTCGGTCCAGCCGCTTTTTCAGGTCGGCTGCACCGTGGGTGTCGGCGTTGAGGCGGAGCAACTCGTCCAGTCCCCGGCCGATGGCCTGCAGGGACTCGCCGACGTCGGCCGCGGGGCGGCAGAGCTGCACTTCCTCGCGCAGGGAGGCGACGCGGGCGTCGAGCTCCTCCATCCGCGTCCCGAGCTGCAGCACCTGCTGCTCCACCGTGCCCTGGAGGTTGCCGAACTGGGTGGCCAGCTCGCGGAATGCCGCCCGGTGACCCGTCAGCTCGTCGCTCAGGGCCGTGTGGAACTTCAGCACGCCCTGCACACCGGCATAGAGCTTCTCGAACTGGCGTTTGAGCTCCCGGGTCTGCTCCAGGGTCAGCGACGGCGCCTCGGGCGCGGCCGCCTCCGCCGTTGGTGGGTCGCCCACGGCCTCGCCGGCGCCGCTCTGGGGCGAGAAGCGGGCCTGGAGCTGCTCCTTCTTGCGCTGAAGCGCCTCGAACTTGTGGAACACCAGGCCGCAGCGCACGCATTCGTTGGCGTTGTCGGTCTGCTCAAAACCGCACTTCGGGCACTTCATGGGAGCCACTCCGGGTGACGAAGAGTCGGCGCGACAGTCCGGAATATTAGCAGATACCCCGGCCCGATGCAAGAGCCGGGCGGCCGCCGCGCCGCCGCCGGGGTTTCCACTCCGGTTGAAATAGTTGCGCCCGGCTTCATTATTTCGCGCCGGTGGGGTATAATGATCAAACCATCGTCGAACGACGGACAATTTCTTATAAGGAGAGCTGCGGTATGGTCAAGCGCGTGTTTAACTTCAACCCCGGGCCGGCGACCCTGCCCCTCGAGGTGCTCGAGGAGGCGGCCAAGGCCACGGTGGAGTTCAACGGTCTGGGAATGTCCATCCTGGAGATTTCCCACCGGTCGAAGGACTTTGAGAAGGTCCTGAATGACTGCGTGGCCGACGTGAAGGAATTGCTGGGCCTGCCCGACGGCTACAGCGTCTGCTTCATGGGCGGCGGCGCCAGCACCCAGTTCGCCATGGTCCCCATGAACTTCCTCCCTGCGGGCGGGAGCGCCGACTACATCAACACCGGCGAGTGGTCCAGCAAGGCCATCAAGGAGGCCAAGCTCTTCGGCACGGTGAACGTGACCGCCAGCTCCGAGGACAAGAAGTTCTCCTACCTGCCCGACCCGAAGGCGGTGAAGGTGACGCCGGGCGCGGCCTATGTCCACATCACCAGCAACAACACCATCTACGGCACCGAGTTCTTCACCTTCCCCGACACGGGCGCCACCCCGCTGGTGTGCGACATGTCGTCGGACATCATGTCGTGGAAGTTCGACGCGTCGAAGTTCGCTCTCATCTACGCCGGCGCCCAGAAGAACATCGGGCCGGCGGGCGTGACCATGGTGATCGTCCGGCAGGACTTCCTGGCCAAGGCCAACGAGAAGATCCCCACCATGCTCAAGTACAAGACCCACGCCGACAACAACTCGCTCTACAACACGCCGCCGGCGGGCGCGATCTTCATCGTGGGCCTGGTCATGAAGTGGATGAAGCGCAACGGCGGGCTCGCCGCCATGGAGGCCAAGAATAAGGCCAAGGCCGATCTGCTGTACGCGGCCATCGACGGCGGCGCCCCCTTCTACCGCGGCACGGTGGAAAAGAACGCCCGCTCCCGCATGAACATCCCCTTCCGGCTTCCCAGCGAGGAGCTGGAGGAGAAGTTCATCAAGGAGGCCAAGGCGGCCGACCTGGTGGGCCTCAAGGGCCACCGCAGCGTGGGCGGCTGCCGCGCGTCCATCTACAACGCTTTCCCCATCGAAGGCGTCCAGGCGCTCGCGGACTTCATGAAGGAGGTCGCGAAGAAGAACGGCTGAGCCGTCGCCCGGTTTCTGGAAGGACTTCGCGAAACGGATCGGCCGATCCTCAGCCTCGATCCTTCCGGAGCGACAGGAGCGATCGGATCAGATAAGGAAACGGGCGGGCTCACCCCCGCCCGTTTTTTTCAGGTCCCAGAACCCAGGTCCTAGAACCCAGCTCCCAGGTCCCATCAACAATCAGCTATCAACGGTTTCCGAACCGGCGAACTTGGGAATTTTGAACAATCGCCCGAATAAGAACGAACCCCGAACCGCGAGCCCCG
This region includes:
- the serC gene encoding 3-phosphoserine/phosphohydroxythreonine transaminase — protein: MVKRVFNFNPGPATLPLEVLEEAAKATVEFNGLGMSILEISHRSKDFEKVLNDCVADVKELLGLPDGYSVCFMGGGASTQFAMVPMNFLPAGGSADYINTGEWSSKAIKEAKLFGTVNVTASSEDKKFSYLPDPKAVKVTPGAAYVHITSNNTIYGTEFFTFPDTGATPLVCDMSSDIMSWKFDASKFALIYAGAQKNIGPAGVTMVIVRQDFLAKANEKIPTMLKYKTHADNNSLYNTPPAGAIFIVGLVMKWMKRNGGLAAMEAKNKAKADLLYAAIDGGAPFYRGTVEKNARSRMNIPFRLPSEELEEKFIKEAKAADLVGLKGHRSVGGCRASIYNAFPIEGVQALADFMKEVAKKNG